From Deltaproteobacteria bacterium HGW-Deltaproteobacteria-18, the proteins below share one genomic window:
- a CDS encoding Hsp33 family molecular chaperone HslO, whose product MKDQLVRVISDEANVRAMACLTTATVSEACARHATLPTASVALGRAMTGAVLLGALLKGRQRVALKFEGNGPLGKIVVEADPMCLVHGYVGNPAVDLPLKDGRFDIPGALGRAGLLTVTRDLQLKAPYQGVVNLVSSEIAEDIAYYLTDSEQTPSAMGLTTIPDEHGGIAVAGGFLIQSLPPANEEALDALMRRIKDLPPLAKMLLEGATPKEVLDRIFGDIPFEILGHQDVAFHCGCSRDRIEQALITLGVEEIRELAERAEGTTITCEFCREPYVFTPDDLFRLADERH is encoded by the coding sequence ATGAAAGACCAGCTTGTTAGAGTAATTTCCGATGAAGCCAATGTGCGCGCCATGGCCTGTCTGACTACCGCCACTGTGAGCGAGGCCTGCGCCCGGCACGCCACCCTTCCGACCGCTTCCGTGGCCCTGGGCCGCGCCATGACTGGGGCCGTGCTCCTGGGCGCGCTCCTCAAGGGGCGGCAGCGCGTAGCCCTCAAATTCGAGGGCAACGGTCCGCTGGGCAAGATCGTGGTCGAAGCCGATCCCATGTGCCTCGTGCATGGCTACGTGGGCAACCCTGCGGTGGACCTGCCGCTCAAGGACGGGCGCTTCGACATCCCCGGAGCCCTGGGACGGGCAGGCCTTTTGACCGTGACCAGGGACCTGCAGCTCAAGGCTCCCTACCAAGGCGTCGTCAATCTGGTGTCGAGCGAAATCGCCGAGGATATCGCCTATTATCTGACGGATTCGGAACAGACGCCTTCGGCCATGGGCCTGACCACCATTCCCGATGAGCATGGCGGAATCGCCGTGGCCGGCGGATTTCTGATCCAGTCCCTGCCTCCGGCCAACGAGGAGGCTCTTGATGCCCTGATGCGGCGGATAAAGGACCTGCCTCCCCTGGCCAAGATGCTTCTGGAAGGAGCGACCCCAAAAGAGGTGCTGGACAGGATTTTCGGGGACATTCCCTTCGAGATTCTCGGTCACCAGGATGTGGCCTTCCATTGCGGCTGTTCCCGCGACCGCATCGAACAGGCGCTTATCACCCTTGGCGTGGAAGAAATCCGCGAACTGGCCGAGCGCGCCGAAGGCACGACCATCACCTGCGAATTCTGCCGTGAGCCGTACGTGTTCACCCCGGATGACCTGTTCCGGCTGGCCGACGAGAGGCATTAG
- the sfsA gene encoding DNA/RNA nuclease SfsA, whose amino-acid sequence MQHLLKFPSGSRSAVFVAREKRFLVHVFVDGRPVTVHTNNSGSMLGLLRPGMEVFLSPAASPKRKLPYTLELVRPCGEWVGVNTSTPNRLLKRMWETATVPELSGYDRFLPEAVHGDSRLDARLSGPRGELWIEAKNVTMVEDRVACFPDAVTTRGQKHLLELMSLAESGVRVGVFLAVQRPDGRCFGPADFIDPRFAELFWMAVDRGVEFWPHVVHASPEGIALGPRLPLVPRNQTVSG is encoded by the coding sequence ATGCAACATCTCTTGAAATTTCCCTCCGGGAGTCGTAGCGCCGTATTTGTCGCCCGCGAAAAACGTTTTCTGGTCCACGTGTTCGTGGATGGAAGACCCGTGACCGTGCACACCAACAACTCAGGGTCCATGCTCGGTTTGCTGCGTCCCGGCATGGAAGTGTTCCTTTCCCCGGCAGCTTCCCCGAAGCGGAAATTGCCCTACACCCTGGAGCTGGTCCGCCCCTGCGGGGAATGGGTCGGGGTCAACACCTCGACCCCCAACCGGCTGCTCAAAAGAATGTGGGAGACGGCGACCGTACCCGAACTGTCGGGCTATGACCGCTTCCTGCCTGAAGCCGTGCACGGGGATTCGCGCCTTGACGCCAGACTCTCAGGGCCGCGCGGGGAGCTCTGGATCGAGGCCAAGAACGTGACTATGGTCGAGGATCGGGTGGCCTGCTTTCCGGACGCGGTGACCACGCGCGGCCAGAAGCATCTGCTTGAACTCATGAGCCTGGCTGAAAGCGGGGTGCGTGTGGGTGTTTTTCTGGCGGTGCAACGTCCGGATGGCAGGTGCTTCGGCCCGGCGGACTTCATCGACCCCCGTTTTGCCGAGCTTTTCTGGATGGCCGTGGACCGGGGCGTGGAGTTCTGGCCCCATGTGGTACATGCAAGTCCCGAAGGCATTGCCCTGGGGCCACGGCTGCCCCTTGTTCCAAGAAATCAAACCGTATCCGGATAA
- a CDS encoding sigma-54-dependent Fis family transcriptional regulator: protein MSFDTCGIIGKSSALQEVFRILAKVAPSDSTVLVTGESGTGKELLVRALHRNSGRADKPFVPINCGAIPRELLESELFGHEKGAFTHAIRTKIGRFEMANGGTVFLDEIGEMDLSLQVKILRVLQEREFERVGGGKTIKADVRVVAATNRDLEEEVRKGTFREDLFYRLNVIPITLPPLRDRGGDVLVLAHHFLKHFCANRRQCILEMADDAREILARYSWPGNVRELENFMERMSILCDSDHIGIVDLPDKILRETGVEVPKRPLPVIDTCFRWPELQDLRDQQLGLKEFLDQVEERLLSEALGEVDGVKNKAAEVLGIKRTTLIEKLKKKNML, encoded by the coding sequence ATGTCATTTGATACCTGTGGAATAATTGGAAAGAGTTCCGCCTTGCAAGAGGTATTTCGGATCCTCGCCAAAGTGGCCCCTTCGGACAGCACGGTGCTGGTCACGGGAGAATCCGGAACCGGCAAGGAACTCCTTGTGCGCGCCCTGCACCGCAACAGCGGCCGGGCGGACAAGCCCTTCGTGCCCATCAACTGCGGGGCCATCCCGCGAGAACTGCTGGAATCGGAACTCTTCGGGCATGAAAAGGGCGCCTTCACCCATGCCATCCGGACCAAGATCGGCCGCTTCGAGATGGCCAACGGCGGCACAGTGTTCCTGGATGAAATAGGCGAGATGGATCTGTCCCTGCAGGTCAAGATTCTGCGCGTGCTGCAGGAGCGGGAATTCGAGAGGGTCGGAGGCGGGAAAACCATCAAGGCCGACGTGCGTGTGGTCGCGGCGACCAACCGCGATCTGGAAGAGGAAGTCCGCAAGGGCACCTTCCGCGAAGACCTCTTCTACCGCCTGAACGTCATCCCCATCACCCTGCCCCCCCTGCGCGATCGCGGCGGAGATGTGCTGGTGCTGGCGCACCATTTTCTGAAGCATTTCTGTGCGAATCGCCGCCAATGCATTCTCGAGATGGCCGATGACGCAAGAGAGATCCTGGCCCGCTATTCCTGGCCCGGCAACGTGCGCGAGCTGGAAAATTTCATGGAGCGCATGTCTATCCTGTGTGATTCCGACCACATAGGCATTGTCGACCTGCCCGACAAAATCCTGCGTGAAACGGGCGTCGAGGTGCCAAAACGCCCCCTACCGGTGATCGATACATGCTTTCGCTGGCCCGAACTCCAGGACTTGCGGGACCAGCAGCTCGGCCTGAAGGAATTCCTGGACCAGGTCGAGGAGCGCCTTTTGAGCGAGGCCCTCGGTGAGGTTGACGGGGTCAAGAACAAGGCCGCCGAAGTTTTGGGCATCAAACGGACCACCCTTATCGAGAAGCTGAAAAAAAAGAACATGTTATGA
- the amrB gene encoding AmmeMemoRadiSam system protein B, which yields MSFDREPVVAGQFYAGLQDQWLATVQACMRGEKENEKTTKLVMVPHAGHVFSGGVAGQTLARAKLTDTVLLLGPNHTGMGAPMAVWPDGKWLLPGAAMDVDAELAAALLAAEPALVADRVAHLQEHSLEVILPFLWAKNPAMRIIPIAVGDPRPHKLGGAAAKIAEVLNNLGREVSVVVSSDMNHFAPDEKTRVIDQHALDRILALDPMGFYGKVREENISMCGVLPMTLGMHLANIQGAKKAELVAYATSGDVNGDMSRVVGYAGVIID from the coding sequence ATGAGTTTTGATCGCGAGCCCGTTGTCGCGGGCCAGTTCTATGCCGGACTTCAGGACCAGTGGCTGGCAACTGTGCAGGCGTGCATGCGCGGTGAAAAGGAAAACGAAAAAACCACAAAGTTGGTCATGGTCCCTCATGCCGGCCATGTCTTTTCAGGCGGCGTCGCAGGTCAGACCCTGGCCCGGGCCAAGCTTACGGACACGGTGCTCTTGCTTGGCCCCAACCACACAGGCATGGGCGCTCCCATGGCCGTATGGCCGGACGGCAAGTGGCTGCTGCCCGGCGCGGCCATGGATGTGGATGCCGAACTGGCCGCCGCTCTTCTGGCGGCAGAGCCGGCCTTGGTCGCCGACCGCGTCGCCCACCTGCAGGAACACTCCCTGGAAGTCATCCTGCCCTTCCTGTGGGCCAAGAACCCCGCCATGCGCATCATCCCCATCGCCGTGGGCGACCCCCGACCGCACAAGCTTGGCGGCGCGGCGGCCAAGATCGCCGAAGTGCTCAACAACCTCGGCCGGGAAGTGTCCGTGGTGGTCAGCTCGGACATGAACCACTTCGCGCCCGACGAAAAAACCCGCGTCATCGACCAGCACGCGCTGGATCGCATCCTGGCCCTGGATCCAATGGGCTTTTACGGCAAGGTACGCGAGGAGAACATCTCCATGTGCGGCGTGCTGCCCATGACGCTGGGCATGCACCTGGCCAACATCCAGGGCGCGAAGAAGGCGGAACTGGTGGCCTACGCCACTTCGGGCGATGTGAACGGGGACATGTCGAGAGTGGTGGGCTACGCAGGGGTCATCATCGACTGA
- a CDS encoding bifunctional methylenetetrahydrofolate dehydrogenase/methenyltetrahydrofolate cyclohydrolase FolD, whose amino-acid sequence MHIIDGKKTAAIIRQELKDQVAVLTARHGRAPGLAVILVGGDPASQVYVRNKERACEDVGIISKGFRLPEDIPQAQLEDTIMFLNNDPSIDGLLLQLPLPKGLDSQRCLDLISPSKDVDGFHPVNMGRLALGLPCLRSCTPAGIMTLMERHGIDVSGKKAVVIGRSNIVGKPLALMLLQKNATVTVCHSRTRNIAAEVCTADIVLAAVGIPKFVTRDMVKPGAVVIDVGINRTEHGLVGDCDFEGLQDVASAMTPVPGGVGPMTIAQLLVNTLEAYVEHVG is encoded by the coding sequence ATGCATATCATCGACGGAAAAAAGACGGCCGCCATCATCCGTCAGGAACTCAAGGATCAGGTCGCGGTGCTGACGGCCAGGCATGGGCGCGCGCCCGGACTGGCAGTGATCCTGGTCGGCGGCGATCCGGCCTCTCAGGTCTATGTCCGCAACAAGGAGCGGGCCTGCGAGGATGTGGGCATCATCTCCAAGGGCTTTCGCCTGCCGGAGGATATCCCTCAGGCGCAGCTGGAAGACACGATCATGTTCCTGAACAACGATCCCTCCATTGACGGGCTGCTGCTGCAGCTGCCCCTGCCCAAGGGCCTGGACAGCCAGCGCTGCCTTGACCTGATCAGCCCCTCCAAGGATGTGGACGGCTTTCATCCCGTGAACATGGGGCGCCTGGCTCTGGGCCTGCCCTGCCTGCGTTCCTGCACGCCGGCGGGAATCATGACGCTCATGGAGCGTCACGGCATAGACGTGTCCGGAAAGAAGGCGGTCGTCATCGGGCGCAGCAACATTGTAGGCAAGCCTTTGGCGCTCATGCTGCTGCAGAAGAACGCGACGGTCACGGTCTGTCACTCCCGGACCCGGAACATAGCCGCCGAGGTGTGCACCGCCGATATTGTCCTGGCCGCGGTGGGCATCCCCAAATTCGTCACGCGCGACATGGTCAAGCCCGGAGCCGTGGTCATCGACGTCGGTATCAACAGGACCGAGCATGGCCTGGTGGGGGATTGCGATTTTGAAGGGTTGCAGGACGTGGCCTCGGCCATGACACCGGTGCCCGGCGGAGTGGGCCCCATGACCATCGCCCAGCTTCTGGTCAACACGCTCGAAGCCTACGTGGAGCACGTGGGCTGA
- a CDS encoding phosphopyruvate hydratase has product MSTITGIWAREILDSRGNPTVEVEVTLESGATGRAAVPSGASTGAREALELRDGDVDRYAGKGVEQAVRNVMEEIASEIIGLEAIRQVEVDQALIELDGTENKSRLGANAMLGVSMATAKAAAEFLGLPLYKYIGGINAKVLPAPMMNIINGGAHAANNLDIQEFMILPLGAASFKEALRMGAETFHTLKKILHKDGLATSVGDEGGFAPNFASHEQAFTYIMKAIEEAGYEPGSQIALAIDAAASEFYKDGKYHFAGENKILTARELTDYYADLAGKFPLVSIEDGLAEADWDGWEVLSDVLGDRLQLVGDDIFVTNPALLADGIMRGVGNAILIKLNQIGTLTETMDCIEMAKEASFATVISHRSGETEDSFIADLSVAVNAGQIKTGSLCRSDRMAKYNQLLRIEEDLDSQGVYFGPAMAANWFDEE; this is encoded by the coding sequence ATGAGCACCATCACAGGTATTTGGGCCAGGGAAATTCTGGATTCCAGGGGCAACCCCACGGTTGAAGTGGAAGTTACCCTCGAGTCGGGCGCCACGGGCCGCGCCGCCGTGCCTTCGGGCGCGTCCACGGGCGCGCGTGAAGCCCTCGAACTGCGTGACGGAGACGTCGACCGCTATGCCGGCAAGGGCGTGGAGCAGGCCGTGCGCAACGTCATGGAAGAGATCGCCTCCGAGATCATCGGCCTTGAAGCCATCCGTCAGGTGGAGGTGGACCAGGCCCTCATCGAACTGGACGGCACCGAGAACAAGTCCCGCCTTGGCGCCAACGCCATGCTCGGCGTATCCATGGCCACGGCCAAGGCCGCCGCGGAATTTTTGGGCCTGCCGCTCTACAAATACATCGGCGGCATCAACGCCAAGGTTTTGCCCGCGCCCATGATGAACATCATCAACGGCGGAGCCCACGCGGCCAACAACCTCGACATCCAGGAATTCATGATCCTGCCGCTCGGTGCGGCCAGCTTCAAGGAAGCGCTGCGCATGGGTGCCGAGACCTTCCACACCCTGAAGAAAATTCTGCACAAGGACGGCCTGGCCACCTCCGTCGGCGATGAGGGCGGGTTTGCCCCCAATTTCGCCAGCCACGAGCAGGCCTTCACGTACATCATGAAGGCCATCGAGGAAGCCGGATACGAGCCCGGTAGCCAGATCGCCCTGGCCATCGACGCCGCCGCCTCGGAATTCTACAAGGACGGCAAGTACCATTTCGCCGGCGAGAACAAGATCCTGACTGCACGCGAGCTGACCGACTACTACGCGGACCTGGCCGGAAAGTTCCCGCTGGTGTCCATCGAGGACGGCCTGGCCGAAGCGGACTGGGACGGATGGGAAGTCCTTTCCGACGTGCTGGGCGACCGCCTGCAGTTGGTCGGCGACGACATCTTCGTCACCAACCCGGCTCTTTTGGCCGACGGCATCATGCGCGGCGTGGGCAATGCCATCCTCATCAAGCTCAATCAGATCGGCACACTGACCGAGACCATGGACTGCATCGAAATGGCCAAGGAAGCTTCGTTCGCCACGGTCATCTCGCACCGCTCCGGTGAGACCGAGGACAGCTTCATCGCTGACCTGTCCGTGGCCGTGAATGCCGGGCAGATCAAGACCGGCTCCCTGTGCCGCTCAGACCGCATGGCAAAGTACAACCAGCTGCTGCGCATCGAGGAAGACCTGGATTCGCAGGGCGTTTATTTCGGGCCGGCCATGGCCGCCAACTGGTTTGACGAAGAATAG
- a CDS encoding pantothenate kinase, whose product MHGDKIISGGPVLLFDVGNTNVKLCLADENGLGRTYSLPSTNRETSDSLGLRISGICAREGVAESEVRAWVLSSVVPPMNSLLRAACTDFFSCPALFVPGDIALPLENHYARPQEVGADRLLGGFAARTLFDDTTLIVVDFGTATTFDCVQGGAYLGGLICPGVLSSVTALGTQTAKLPQISLELDSEDLDIGTSTRQSLNHGVLFGFAAMLEGLTARLKKRLDAPDARVIATGGFAPHLAAITTCIDNLAPDLLMQGLLAAYFQKHSPRNAREQS is encoded by the coding sequence ATGCATGGCGATAAAATAATCTCCGGGGGGCCGGTGCTGCTCTTCGACGTGGGCAACACCAACGTGAAGCTTTGTCTGGCGGATGAAAACGGCCTTGGCCGGACCTATTCCCTGCCCTCCACCAATCGGGAAACCTCCGATTCCCTGGGCCTTCGCATCTCAGGCATCTGCGCCCGCGAGGGTGTGGCCGAGAGCGAGGTGCGGGCCTGGGTGCTGTCTTCGGTGGTGCCGCCCATGAACAGCCTGCTCAGGGCGGCTTGCACGGATTTTTTTTCCTGTCCGGCCCTGTTCGTGCCCGGCGACATCGCGCTGCCGCTTGAAAACCATTACGCAAGGCCGCAGGAGGTGGGTGCGGACCGCCTGCTGGGCGGTTTTGCGGCGCGGACCCTTTTTGACGACACGACGCTCATCGTTGTCGATTTCGGTACGGCCACGACGTTCGACTGCGTGCAGGGTGGGGCGTACCTCGGCGGGCTCATCTGTCCCGGCGTACTCAGTTCGGTCACGGCGCTCGGCACCCAGACCGCAAAGCTGCCCCAGATCAGCCTGGAGCTTGACAGTGAAGACCTGGACATCGGTACCAGCACCCGGCAGAGTCTCAATCACGGCGTGCTGTTCGGCTTCGCGGCCATGCTGGAGGGTCTGACCGCGCGGCTCAAGAAACGACTGGACGCTCCCGATGCCCGCGTCATTGCCACGGGCGGTTTCGCCCCGCACCTGGCAGCCATCACCACATGCATCGACAATCTGGCCCCGGACCTGCTCATGCAGGGCCTCTTGGCCGCATATTTTCAGAAACATTCACCAAGGAACGCAAGGGAGCAATCATGA
- a CDS encoding TatD family deoxyribonuclease: MSKKKERQLPETLGLSPVGADSHAHLDGRDNDVDAVLARALTCGVRTVGNVFLGPEAYRQGRALFQRHDDVFFLLGVHPHEAAKMTEADLADMRQAFSTDQRLRAVGEIGLDYFYDFSPRDTQQHWFRRQLELALELDQRVVIHCRDAEEDCLEILDAMGLGGRPLLWHCFGLGPMWAEKLIRRGWHVSVPGTVTYAKSEALREAVRIIPADRLLLETDAPYLSPEPYRGKRNEPALLGFTAREIAQLRGEDLHELWARCGDNARDFFGLVD; the protein is encoded by the coding sequence ATGAGCAAAAAAAAAGAGCGGCAGCTCCCCGAAACCCTGGGTCTATCCCCGGTGGGGGCGGACAGCCATGCCCATCTTGACGGCCGGGACAACGATGTGGACGCGGTCCTGGCGCGGGCCCTGACCTGTGGTGTGCGCACCGTGGGCAACGTCTTTCTGGGCCCCGAGGCCTACCGCCAAGGACGAGCTCTTTTTCAGCGGCACGACGACGTTTTTTTCCTGCTCGGAGTGCATCCGCACGAAGCCGCGAAAATGACGGAAGCCGATCTTGCGGACATGCGCCAGGCGTTCTCGACTGATCAAAGGCTGCGCGCGGTGGGCGAGATCGGCCTTGACTACTTCTATGACTTCTCCCCGCGCGACACCCAGCAGCACTGGTTCCGGCGCCAGCTGGAACTGGCCCTGGAACTGGATCAGCGGGTGGTCATCCACTGCCGCGACGCTGAAGAAGACTGCCTGGAAATCCTGGACGCCATGGGTCTTGGCGGGCGGCCCCTGCTCTGGCACTGCTTCGGCCTCGGACCGATGTGGGCCGAAAAACTGATCCGTCGCGGCTGGCACGTCTCCGTGCCCGGCACGGTGACATACGCCAAATCCGAGGCCCTGCGCGAAGCGGTCAGGATCATCCCGGCGGACAGGCTGCTCCTTGAAACCGACGCCCCCTATCTCTCCCCGGAGCCCTACCGCGGCAAACGCAACGAACCCGCCCTGCTGGGCTTCACGGCCCGGGAAATCGCCCAGCTTCGCGGCGAGGACCTGCATGAATTGTGGGCGCGCTGCGGCGACAACGCGAGAGACTTCTTCGGTCTAGTCGACTGA
- a CDS encoding DUF4911 domain-containing protein, producing the protein MKCSEPLPRDPRKSRPRKPRKEKNPAPACLSSMVLYAEVPRNRIALYRFLLEGYDNLAIMSVVDRYRAVIKLRFTPGAQRTLRELLEAQGAKIVEPPGCSVD; encoded by the coding sequence ATGAAGTGCTCTGAGCCGTTGCCACGGGACCCGCGCAAGTCAAGGCCTCGAAAGCCCCGCAAGGAGAAGAACCCTGCGCCGGCATGCCTGTCCAGCATGGTTCTTTACGCCGAGGTGCCCCGCAACCGGATCGCCCTCTACCGATTTTTGCTCGAAGGCTACGACAACCTGGCCATCATGAGCGTGGTCGACCGCTACCGGGCCGTGATCAAGCTGCGCTTCACGCCCGGCGCCCAGCGGACCCTGCGGGAGTTGCTGGAAGCCCAGGGCGCGAAAATCGTCGAGCCGCCTGGATGCTCAGTCGACTAG
- a CDS encoding peptidase M24 family protein, translating to MTHSRRLQDLKNLMQGQDIDALLVVHPANRFYLSGFELHDGQCNESSGCLLIRLNGPDWLLTDARFTEEARRHWAGEHVHVYGAPRVEKIAEFVKSLGISELWVETHAMCAGMYLELGGMLSLHQAPRLVEELRTVKDGEELARLRASCALNHRVYEALRPLLVPGVTEREVAWMLEKEFREGGAESLSFAPIVGFGPNGALPHATPGEARLEAQTPVLIDMGGRLDGYCSDQTRTWWIGDKPTEEFRRTLALVQEAQSLAIARVAPGVSTDELHATAREFFARHGVAEHFTHSLGHGIGLETHEAPGVGPVRPTVLRPGMVITVEPGLYYPEWGGVRWEHMVVVTGDGHEVL from the coding sequence ATGACCCATTCCAGGCGTCTTCAGGACCTGAAAAATCTCATGCAGGGGCAGGACATCGACGCCCTGCTCGTGGTCCATCCGGCCAATCGGTTTTATCTGTCCGGGTTTGAGCTGCATGACGGGCAATGCAACGAGAGCTCGGGCTGTCTGCTGATCCGCTTGAACGGGCCGGACTGGCTGCTGACCGACGCCCGTTTCACGGAGGAGGCCCGGCGGCACTGGGCAGGCGAACACGTGCACGTCTACGGGGCGCCGCGCGTTGAAAAGATTGCCGAGTTCGTGAAGAGCCTCGGCATAAGCGAACTGTGGGTTGAAACCCATGCCATGTGCGCCGGCATGTATCTCGAGCTGGGCGGGATGCTGTCCCTTCATCAGGCCCCGCGTCTGGTGGAAGAGCTGCGCACGGTGAAGGATGGCGAAGAGCTGGCCAGGCTCAGGGCATCGTGCGCGCTGAACCATCGCGTCTACGAAGCCCTGCGGCCGTTGCTTGTGCCCGGGGTCACGGAGCGGGAAGTGGCCTGGATGCTGGAGAAGGAATTTCGGGAAGGAGGTGCCGAGAGTCTCAGCTTCGCCCCCATTGTCGGGTTCGGCCCCAATGGCGCCTTGCCGCACGCCACTCCCGGAGAGGCGCGCCTTGAGGCGCAGACTCCGGTTCTGATCGACATGGGCGGAAGGCTTGACGGGTACTGTTCGGACCAGACCCGGACATGGTGGATCGGGGACAAGCCCACGGAGGAGTTCAGACGTACCCTTGCGCTGGTGCAGGAGGCGCAGTCCCTGGCCATCGCCAGGGTCGCTCCGGGCGTGAGCACCGATGAACTGCACGCCACGGCCAGGGAGTTTTTCGCGCGGCACGGGGTGGCCGAACATTTCACGCACTCCCTTGGCCACGGCATCGGCCTTGAAACGCACGAGGCCCCGGGAGTCGGTCCTGTTCGACCGACGGTGCTCAGACCCGGCATGGTCATCACCGTGGAGCCGGGCCTGTATTATCCAGAGTGGGGTGGGGTGCGCTGGGAACACATGGTCGTGGTCACCGGGGACGGTCATGAAGTGCTCTGA